From Arcobacter sp. CECT 8983, the proteins below share one genomic window:
- the dapA gene encoding 4-hydroxy-tetrahydrodipicolinate synthase: MEIITGAMTALITPFKNGKVDLEKYESLIKRQIEQGIDVVVPVGTTGESATLSHAEHKDCISVAVATCKGTNAKVIAGAGSNATHEACDIAKHAQSVGADGLLSVTPYYNKPTQEGLYQHYKAIANSVEIPFMLYNVPGRTGVEIETDTIIRLYDDISNIYAVKEASGSVEKIVELQSKRKDLVIVSGEDSIDFPILASGGKGNISVTANILPNLKADLVHAIEKGDFATAKKINEDLFPLNSVLFCESNPIPIKAAMYIAGLLDTLEYRLPLTAPSAETMKKLEETLKNYEVIK; encoded by the coding sequence ATGGAAATTATTACCGGCGCGATGACCGCTTTAATAACGCCATTTAAAAATGGAAAAGTAGATTTAGAAAAATATGAATCTTTAATAAAAAGACAAATTGAACAAGGTATTGATGTAGTGGTTCCAGTTGGAACAACAGGAGAAAGTGCTACTTTATCTCATGCTGAACACAAAGACTGTATCTCTGTGGCAGTTGCAACTTGTAAAGGAACAAATGCAAAAGTTATAGCTGGTGCTGGTTCAAATGCTACACATGAAGCTTGTGATATTGCAAAACATGCTCAATCAGTAGGAGCAGATGGATTATTATCTGTTACACCATATTATAATAAGCCAACGCAAGAAGGTCTATACCAACACTATAAAGCAATTGCAAACTCTGTTGAGATTCCATTTATGCTTTATAACGTACCGGGAAGAACAGGTGTTGAAATTGAAACTGATACTATTATTAGATTATATGACGATATTTCAAATATCTATGCTGTAAAAGAAGCAAGTGGTTCAGTAGAAAAAATTGTTGAACTTCAATCTAAAAGAAAAGATTTAGTAATTGTATCTGGAGAAGATAGTATTGATTTTCCTATTTTAGCTAGTGGTGGAAAAGGTAATATTTCAGTAACTGCTAATATTCTTCCAAACTTAAAAGCTGATCTTGTGCATGCAATTGAAAAAGGAGACTTTGCAACTGCTAAAAAAATAAATGAGGATTTATTTCCTTTAAACTCTGTACTTTTCTGTGAAAGTAATCCTATTCCTATAAAAGCAGCAATGTATATTGCAGGATTATTAGATACATTAGAGTATAGACTTCCTTTAACTGCTCCAAGTGCAGAAACAATGAAAAAACTTGAAGAAACTTTAAAAAACTATGAGGTGATTAAATAA
- a CDS encoding pitrilysin family protein, which produces MANSLLKYHTKTLENGLQIVAIPMDNGSNVVSTNIFYNVGSRNEVMGKSGIAHMLEHLNFKSTKNLEAGEFDEIVKGFGGVNNASTSFDYTKYFIKSSSQNMNKSLELFAELMENLTLKDEEFQPERDVVAEERRWRTDNNPMGYLQYRLFNNTYIYHPYHWTPIGFTQDIKTWTIDDIRDFHSTYYQPKNAVIVVAGDISKEEVFKASEKYFANIKNEKEIPETIHTVEPEQDGEKNITIYKDSQVEMLAVSYHIPNYEHEDQVALSALSELLSAGKSSYLQKILVDEKRLVNSVYAYNMELTDPGVFLFVAVCNEGIKAKDVKKEIDKIIQNIKDGKITKKEVERIKINTKADFIFSLENSSSVASLYGSYFVRGNVKPLFEYEQNIEKLKRKDISKVAKKYLTKKNSTTVILKKEK; this is translated from the coding sequence ATGGCTAATAGTTTATTAAAATATCATACTAAAACATTAGAAAATGGCCTACAAATTGTTGCTATACCTATGGACAATGGTTCAAATGTAGTTTCTACAAATATTTTTTACAATGTAGGAAGTAGAAATGAAGTTATGGGGAAAAGTGGAATTGCTCATATGCTTGAACACTTAAATTTCAAATCTACAAAAAATTTAGAAGCAGGTGAATTTGATGAAATAGTAAAAGGTTTTGGTGGAGTTAATAATGCTTCAACATCTTTTGACTATACAAAATATTTTATCAAATCAAGTTCACAAAATATGAATAAGTCTTTAGAGCTTTTTGCAGAACTTATGGAAAATCTAACTTTAAAAGATGAAGAGTTTCAACCAGAAAGAGATGTAGTAGCAGAAGAGAGAAGATGGAGAACTGATAACAATCCAATGGGATATTTACAATATAGACTATTTAATAATACATATATTTATCATCCATACCATTGGACACCAATTGGTTTTACACAAGATATAAAGACATGGACAATTGATGATATTAGAGATTTCCATTCTACATATTATCAACCTAAAAATGCAGTTATAGTTGTAGCAGGTGATATATCAAAAGAAGAAGTTTTTAAAGCTAGTGAAAAATATTTTGCAAATATTAAAAATGAAAAAGAGATTCCAGAAACTATTCATACAGTAGAACCAGAACAAGATGGTGAAAAGAATATTACTATTTATAAAGATAGTCAAGTAGAAATGCTTGCCGTTTCATATCATATTCCAAACTATGAACATGAAGACCAAGTTGCATTAAGTGCTTTAAGTGAGCTATTAAGTGCTGGGAAGAGTTCATATTTACAAAAAATACTTGTAGATGAAAAAAGATTAGTTAATTCAGTATATGCATATAATATGGAATTAACAGACCCTGGTGTTTTTCTTTTTGTAGCTGTTTGCAATGAAGGGATAAAAGCAAAAGATGTTAAAAAAGAGATTGATAAAATCATTCAAAACATCAAAGATGGAAAAATAACTAAAAAAGAAGTTGAAAGAATTAAGATAAATACAAAAGCTGATTTTATTTTTTCACTAGAAAATTCAAGTTCTGTAGCTTCACTTTATGGAAGTTACTTCGTAAGAGGAAATGTTAAACCTCTTTTTGAATACGAACAGAACATTGAAAAACTAAAAAGAAAAGATATTTCTAAAGTTGCAAAAAAATATTTAACAAAGAAAAATTCAACAACAGTTATATTAAAAAAAGAAAAATAA
- a CDS encoding quinone-dependent dihydroorotate dehydrogenase translates to MFTYNTLKKILFLFQPETAHHLGEYGLRFLPNCRILNNYMVKKNFVMSPKLTQEVFGIEFKNPVGLAAGFDKNATMIKSMPALGFGFTEIGTMTPRAQDGNPKPRMFRYPEQKSVQNAMGFNNEGSAKVLENLKKVYPFTIPVGVNIGKNKTTPEEHALLDYKALIRKFKDTSDYLVINISSPNTPNLRDLQNEKFITELFSMAKELTDKPIFLKIAPDMEADIAIELCKTAVNAGAAGIIATNTTIDYSLVPNAKDFGGLSGECLTEKSRNLFEQIAKELFGKTVLISVGGISTGEEAYKRLKLGATLVQAYSGLVFEGPSMVRKINEEILELMQRDGFNSISEVIGSDLK, encoded by the coding sequence TTGTTTACCTATAACACATTAAAGAAAATATTATTTTTGTTTCAACCTGAAACTGCTCACCATTTAGGAGAGTATGGATTAAGATTTTTACCTAACTGTAGAATTCTTAATAATTATATGGTAAAGAAAAATTTTGTAATGAGCCCAAAACTTACACAAGAAGTTTTTGGTATTGAATTTAAAAATCCAGTAGGACTTGCAGCAGGTTTTGATAAAAATGCAACAATGATTAAATCTATGCCTGCACTTGGATTTGGTTTTACTGAAATTGGAACAATGACTCCAAGAGCTCAAGATGGAAATCCTAAACCTAGAATGTTTAGATATCCTGAGCAAAAATCAGTTCAAAATGCAATGGGATTTAACAATGAAGGTTCTGCAAAAGTATTAGAGAATCTAAAAAAAGTTTATCCTTTTACTATTCCTGTTGGAGTAAATATTGGAAAAAATAAAACAACACCGGAAGAGCATGCTCTTTTGGATTATAAAGCTTTAATTAGGAAGTTTAAAGATACTAGCGATTATTTAGTAATAAATATTTCTAGTCCAAATACTCCTAATTTAAGAGATTTACAAAATGAAAAATTTATTACTGAGCTTTTTTCTATGGCAAAAGAGCTTACAGATAAACCAATTTTTCTAAAAATTGCTCCTGATATGGAAGCTGATATAGCAATTGAACTTTGTAAAACTGCAGTAAATGCAGGAGCAGCTGGTATTATTGCTACAAATACAACAATTGATTATTCACTTGTACCTAATGCCAAAGATTTTGGTGGTCTAAGTGGAGAGTGCTTAACAGAAAAATCAAGAAATTTATTTGAGCAAATAGCAAAAGAATTATTTGGGAAAACTGTTTTGATTTCTGTTGGGGGTATTTCAACAGGAGAAGAAGCATACAAAAGATTAAAGCTTGGAGCGACACTTGTACAAGCTTATTCTGGTTTAGTTTTTGAAGGTCCATCAATGGTTAGAAAAATCAATGAAGAGATTTTAGAACTTATGCAAAGAGATGGATTTAATAGTATTTCTGAAGTAATTGGTTCAGATTTAAAATAG
- a CDS encoding ABC transporter ATP-binding protein gives MKQFFKYYLPYYKNYKLKIFFALIGIIGVAGGSAGLAYIVKPLLDQVFIEKDQQMLYIVPILLILVQTAQGVGKYIQIYYTSYIGQDIIRVVRDKLLAHILTLDIDFFQKKHGGELISRVTNDINKIQSAVSSQIAGMIREVLTVIALIGVVIYQSAELAFYGLVIMPLAIYPLTVLAKKMKKLSFKSQEKASDITSHLSEIFNNVEIIKANSTEKTELDKFEKHNKKFFDINIKSVKTSELTSPLMEFLGAIAAAIVIVYGGSLVIKGEMTTGTFMSFIAALFMLYAPIKRLSTIYNKLQSAIAAHERILSVYEIKPTILTGEQNIPTKVQTIEFKNVELKYDDFVALKNINLNATRGEKVALVGDSGGGKSSLINLLIRFYDTSKGQILFNDTCLRDICIKDLRKNISVVTQRVYIFNDTVASNVAYGEELDEERVIEALNQAHALGFVEQLEDGINTVLDEFGTNLSGGQRQRIAIARALYKNPQILILDEATSALDNESESIISEVIDEVSQDRFVFVIAHRLSTIKNADKIAVFRKGEIVCVGSEKELLNNCKEYQRLYNLANI, from the coding sequence ATGAAACAATTTTTCAAATATTATCTACCATATTATAAAAACTATAAATTAAAAATATTTTTTGCTTTAATAGGTATTATAGGAGTTGCAGGAGGAAGTGCTGGACTTGCTTATATTGTAAAACCTTTACTGGACCAAGTTTTTATTGAAAAAGACCAACAAATGCTTTATATAGTGCCAATTTTACTAATACTTGTACAAACAGCACAAGGGGTTGGTAAATATATTCAAATCTACTACACTTCTTATATCGGGCAAGATATAATTAGAGTTGTTAGAGATAAATTATTAGCACATATATTAACTTTAGATATAGATTTTTTTCAAAAAAAACATGGAGGAGAACTAATATCAAGAGTTACCAATGATATTAATAAAATCCAATCTGCTGTTTCAAGCCAAATTGCAGGTATGATTAGAGAAGTTTTAACAGTTATTGCATTAATCGGTGTTGTTATTTACCAAAGCGCTGAATTAGCATTTTATGGTCTTGTAATTATGCCTTTAGCCATTTATCCTCTTACAGTTTTAGCAAAAAAGATGAAAAAACTATCTTTTAAGTCTCAAGAAAAAGCATCAGATATTACCTCTCATTTAAGTGAGATTTTTAATAATGTTGAAATCATAAAAGCAAACTCAACAGAAAAAACAGAACTTGATAAATTTGAAAAACACAATAAAAAATTCTTTGATATCAATATAAAATCAGTTAAAACTTCAGAACTTACTTCTCCACTAATGGAGTTTTTAGGTGCTATCGCAGCAGCTATTGTTATAGTTTATGGTGGTAGTTTAGTAATAAAAGGTGAAATGACAACAGGTACATTTATGTCATTTATTGCAGCACTTTTTATGCTTTATGCGCCAATTAAAAGATTATCAACAATTTATAATAAACTTCAAAGTGCTATTGCTGCCCATGAAAGAATTCTATCAGTTTATGAAATTAAACCTACCATTTTAACAGGTGAACAAAATATTCCAACAAAAGTTCAAACAATTGAATTTAAAAATGTTGAACTAAAATATGATGACTTTGTTGCTTTAAAAAATATTAACCTAAATGCTACAAGAGGTGAAAAAGTTGCCCTTGTAGGAGATAGTGGTGGAGGAAAATCTTCTTTAATCAACCTTCTAATTAGATTTTATGATACAAGCAAAGGTCAAATTCTATTTAATGACACTTGTCTTAGAGATATTTGTATTAAAGATTTAAGAAAAAATATATCAGTTGTTACACAAAGAGTATATATCTTTAATGATACCGTTGCTTCAAATGTTGCTTATGGGGAAGAGTTAGATGAAGAAAGAGTAATTGAAGCATTAAACCAAGCCCATGCACTTGGTTTTGTAGAACAACTTGAAGATGGTATTAATACTGTTTTAGATGAGTTTGGTACAAATTTAAGTGGAGGTCAAAGACAAAGAATTGCAATAGCAAGAGCTTTATATAAAAACCCTCAAATCCTTATTTTAGATGAAGCAACATCAGCACTAGATAATGAAAGTGAATCAATTATTTCTGAAGTAATAGATGAAGTATCTCAAGACAGATTTGTTTTTGTAATTGCACATAGATTAAGCACTATTAAAAATGCTGATAAAATAGCAGTATTTAGAAAAGGTGAAATCGTTTGTGTAGGTAGTGAAAAAGAGTTATTGAATAATTGTAAAGAGTATCAAAGACTTTATAATCTTGCAAATATCTAG
- the murJ gene encoding murein biosynthesis integral membrane protein MurJ — protein MLIKSIFTNSSGILFSRILGFIRDLLTASILGANIYSDIFFVAFKLPNLFRRIFAEGAFTQAFIPSYAKSKYKIRFSSIIFLQLFAFLIFLSLVVTLFSSLITKAIALGFDEQTIELASPLVAINFYYLPLIFVVTFMAALLQYKNHFATTAFSTALLNLALIAALLISKDLEKYEITFYLSYGVLVGGLLQVVVHLIAVKKYNLCKVFTFKKHKKKEENRFYKSFFGATLGSSTAHISAFLDTWLASFLVSGSISYLYYANRVFQLPLALFAIATSIALFPMIAKAIKNKDENKALKLMKKSSIILIGLLSIATLIGIVFNNEIIWLLFERGAFTNTDTTNTALILTMYLIGLLPYGLAKIFSLWLYSHEKQFLAAKISMKALGFNIIFSLILIKPYGAAGLAFASTLSGFILLLLTLKEFGLKNLKTLYFSKL, from the coding sequence ATGTTAATTAAGTCAATATTTACAAATAGTAGTGGTATTTTATTTTCTAGAATTTTAGGATTTATAAGAGATTTACTAACTGCTTCAATCTTAGGTGCAAATATCTATTCAGATATCTTTTTTGTTGCCTTTAAATTACCAAACCTTTTTAGAAGAATATTCGCAGAAGGAGCTTTTACACAAGCTTTTATTCCTTCTTATGCAAAATCAAAATATAAAATTAGATTTTCTTCAATCATATTTTTACAACTGTTTGCATTTTTGATTTTTTTATCCCTTGTAGTAACTTTGTTTTCAAGTCTCATTACAAAAGCGATTGCATTGGGTTTTGATGAACAAACCATTGAACTAGCTTCTCCTCTTGTTGCTATAAACTTTTACTATTTACCTTTAATTTTTGTAGTAACATTTATGGCTGCACTTTTACAATATAAAAATCATTTTGCAACTACGGCATTTTCAACTGCCCTTTTAAATCTTGCACTTATTGCAGCACTTTTAATCTCAAAAGATTTAGAGAAATATGAAATTACTTTTTACCTTTCTTATGGTGTATTAGTTGGTGGACTTTTACAAGTAGTAGTTCATTTAATTGCTGTAAAAAAATATAATCTATGTAAAGTTTTTACTTTTAAAAAACATAAGAAAAAAGAAGAAAATAGATTTTATAAAAGTTTCTTTGGAGCAACACTTGGAAGTTCAACTGCTCATATCTCAGCATTTTTAGATACATGGCTTGCTTCTTTTTTAGTAAGTGGTTCAATTTCGTACCTTTATTATGCAAATAGAGTTTTTCAACTTCCCCTTGCTCTTTTTGCCATTGCAACTTCAATTGCCCTATTTCCAATGATTGCAAAGGCAATAAAAAATAAAGATGAAAACAAAGCTTTAAAACTTATGAAAAAATCTTCAATCATACTTATAGGTTTACTTTCTATTGCTACATTAATTGGAATAGTTTTTAACAATGAAATTATTTGGCTTTTATTTGAAAGAGGTGCTTTTACAAATACTGATACTACAAATACAGCTTTGATTTTAACTATGTATTTAATAGGTCTTTTACCCTATGGTTTAGCAAAGATTTTTTCACTCTGGCTTTATTCTCATGAAAAACAGTTTTTAGCTGCTAAAATCTCTATGAAAGCATTAGGTTTTAATATTATTTTTTCATTGATTCTTATAAAACCATATGGTGCAGCAGGACTTGCATTTGCTAGCACACTTAGTGGTTTTATTTTATTACTTTTAACATTAAAAGAGTTTGGTTTAAAAAATCTTAAAACATTGTATTTTAGTAAACTTTAG
- a CDS encoding endonuclease/exonuclease/phosphatase family protein, producing the protein MIRVFIFLFFLPLLLLSKEFSLASYNVENFFDLNYNKTEYTEYHPNTKSKWNKKTFQIKVNNIIKVLKELDTDIIALQEIENKELLKLLQKKLPDYKYISFSKYKNASIGLGFLSKIEIIDEKSINIKFSNKTYRPILETTFKLNNNEFKIFNNHWPSKRVAESFRIKFAKKLFDRLNSIPRDYDYILLGDFNSNYNEYETIFYEKRLNNTNGITGINHVLNSFINNHLITISDMKDSSKLFHYNPWIELNIEERFSSKFRGRNITADNFLFPFSMFDKKGFAYKQNSFKVFKPEYLYKNKRINRWQIKNKVHIGKGYSDHLPIIAKFTDKPQKKLEAQNIKTISDLYLIERLNKSIILKNCIVLLKQQDFAIIKQKNSRAILIYKNIKNLSEGFSYDLEIEQIKTYKGLKEITDFEIKTYNGKFLDYKQFYKKHLDLSDLENQNEIVKEIKGTYKKGYLYFDNKKIAVYFKNKNNIPKNGSSIIIKRAQLGYYINKIQLVVFNKSDIVYVN; encoded by the coding sequence TTGATAAGAGTTTTTATTTTTTTATTTTTTTTACCACTGTTATTACTCTCTAAAGAGTTTTCATTAGCTTCATATAACGTAGAGAACTTTTTTGATTTAAACTATAACAAAACAGAATATACGGAATATCATCCAAATACAAAATCAAAATGGAATAAAAAAACTTTCCAAATAAAAGTAAACAATATTATAAAAGTTTTAAAAGAGTTAGATACGGATATTATTGCATTACAAGAAATAGAAAATAAAGAACTTTTAAAACTTCTTCAAAAAAAACTTCCCGATTATAAATATATATCTTTTAGTAAATATAAAAATGCAAGTATTGGATTAGGATTTTTAAGTAAAATTGAAATAATAGATGAAAAATCTATTAATATAAAATTTTCAAACAAAACCTATAGACCTATTTTAGAAACAACCTTTAAACTAAACAATAATGAATTTAAGATTTTTAATAATCACTGGCCATCTAAAAGAGTAGCAGAAAGTTTTCGTATAAAATTTGCAAAAAAACTTTTTGATAGATTAAATAGTATTCCAAGGGATTATGATTATATTTTATTAGGGGATTTTAACTCAAATTATAATGAATATGAAACTATATTTTATGAAAAAAGATTAAATAATACAAATGGTATAACTGGCATTAATCATGTTTTAAACAGCTTTATAAATAATCATTTAATAACAATAAGTGATATGAAAGACTCTTCAAAATTGTTTCATTATAATCCTTGGATTGAATTAAATATAGAAGAAAGGTTTTCAAGCAAATTTAGAGGAAGAAATATTACAGCTGATAATTTTTTATTTCCTTTTTCTATGTTTGATAAAAAAGGTTTTGCATATAAACAAAATAGCTTTAAAGTATTTAAACCAGAATATTTATATAAAAATAAAAGAATAAATAGATGGCAAATAAAAAATAAAGTGCATATTGGTAAAGGCTATTCCGATCACCTTCCTATTATTGCAAAATTTACAGATAAACCTCAAAAAAAATTAGAAGCACAAAATATAAAAACTATAAGTGATTTGTATCTTATAGAAAGACTTAATAAATCAATTATTTTAAAAAACTGTATTGTACTTTTAAAACAACAAGATTTTGCAATAATCAAACAAAAAAACAGTAGAGCTATTTTAATTTATAAAAATATTAAGAACCTTAGTGAAGGTTTTTCTTATGATTTAGAAATAGAACAAATAAAAACCTATAAAGGTTTAAAAGAGATCACTGATTTTGAAATAAAAACCTATAATGGAAAATTTTTAGACTACAAACAATTTTATAAAAAACACCTAGACTTGTCTGACTTAGAAAATCAAAATGAGATAGTAAAAGAGATAAAAGGCACTTATAAAAAGGGTTATTTATATTTTGATAATAAAAAAATAGCAGTTTATTTTAAAAACAAAAACAATATTCCTAAAAATGGTTCTTCTATTATCATAAAAAGAGCACAATTAGGATATTATATCAACAAAATTCAATTAGTAGTATTTAATAAAAGTGATATAGTATATGTTAATTAA
- a CDS encoding ferritin family protein: MRQYESFKCNKCGNVIEVQKVGGGELHCCDEKMEMITENLTAVNLMKAFAGESMARNKYEYFAKIAQKEGYRDIAAHFQRAADNEKMHAKLELKACNELLTGKEFEDTIGNLKIAIAGENYENETMYPDFAKIAKDEGHNQISNMLKLIGNVEIEHENMYKELLARLEAGEEFVSEDEDEEWICEVCGHIHRGKKALKMCPVCKHPQEYQSRLKSKK, translated from the coding sequence ATGAGACAATATGAATCATTCAAATGTAATAAATGTGGAAATGTAATAGAAGTACAAAAAGTTGGTGGAGGAGAACTTCATTGCTGTGATGAAAAAATGGAAATGATTACTGAAAATTTAACTGCAGTTAACCTTATGAAAGCTTTTGCAGGTGAATCTATGGCAAGAAATAAATATGAATATTTTGCAAAAATTGCTCAAAAAGAGGGATATAGAGATATTGCAGCACATTTTCAAAGAGCAGCAGACAATGAAAAAATGCATGCAAAACTTGAATTAAAAGCCTGTAATGAGTTACTTACAGGAAAAGAGTTTGAAGATACAATTGGAAATTTAAAAATTGCAATAGCTGGTGAGAACTATGAAAATGAAACTATGTACCCAGACTTTGCAAAAATTGCAAAAGATGAAGGACATAATCAAATTTCAAATATGCTAAAACTAATTGGTAATGTTGAAATTGAACATGAAAATATGTACAAAGAGTTACTTGCAAGACTTGAAGCAGGTGAAGAATTTGTAAGTGAAGATGAAGATGAAGAGTGGATTTGTGAAGTATGTGGTCATATTCATAGAGGTAAAAAAGCTTTAAAAATGTGCCCAGTTTGTAAGCATCCACAAGAATATCAATCAAGACTAAAAAGTAAGAAATAA
- a CDS encoding DNA starvation/stationary phase protection protein produces the protein MKNHIKQLKVLQASSLVMFTKLHNYHWNIKGMQFFPVHEMTEKMYEQFSTLYDDCAERILQLGNKPFVLLTDLEKNSFIKEDKKSDFEAEYVLKNILADFETFLEEFKKLSKTAEKNDDSTTVTFADDNITHLEKNIWMIKATLS, from the coding sequence ATGAAAAATCATATTAAACAATTAAAAGTCTTACAAGCAAGTTCTTTAGTAATGTTTACAAAACTACATAACTACCACTGGAATATCAAAGGTATGCAGTTTTTCCCAGTTCATGAAATGACAGAAAAAATGTATGAACAATTTAGCACTTTATATGATGATTGTGCAGAAAGAATCTTACAATTAGGAAATAAACCTTTTGTATTATTAACAGATTTAGAGAAAAACTCTTTTATAAAAGAAGATAAAAAAAGTGATTTTGAAGCAGAATATGTATTAAAAAATATTTTAGCTGATTTTGAAACTTTTTTAGAAGAGTTTAAAAAACTATCAAAAACTGCTGAAAAGAATGATGATAGTACAACAGTAACTTTTGCTGATGACAATATTACTCATTTAGAAAAAAATATTTGGATGATTAAAGCTACTTTATCTTAA
- a CDS encoding Fur family transcriptional regulator translates to MNSSLLLKEYNLKVTPQRVAIVEELYSNGHMNIDELYKKLLEKFPSISLATIYKNVNAMVEKVFLNEVKIPEAKSVYELAKEEHSHLVCSSCGIIEDITIDTSILQSSIKENSAFQIQNVDVVFSGLCKSCQK, encoded by the coding sequence ATGAATAGTTCACTATTATTAAAAGAGTATAATTTAAAGGTAACTCCTCAAAGAGTTGCAATAGTTGAAGAACTATACTCTAATGGACATATGAATATTGATGAACTTTATAAAAAGCTATTAGAAAAGTTTCCTTCTATTTCTCTTGCAACAATTTACAAAAATGTAAATGCAATGGTAGAAAAAGTTTTTTTAAATGAAGTGAAAATCCCTGAAGCTAAATCTGTTTATGAGTTAGCAAAAGAAGAACATTCACATTTAGTGTGTTCTTCATGCGGAATTATAGAAGATATTACAATAGATACATCAATATTACAAAGTTCTATTAAAGAGAACTCTGCATTTCAAATACAAAATGTAGATGTAGTTTTTTCTGGACTTTGTAAATCTTGTCAAAAATAA